A DNA window from Drosophila virilis strain 15010-1051.87 chromosome 4, Dvir_AGI_RSII-ME, whole genome shotgun sequence contains the following coding sequences:
- the LOC6627716 gene encoding uncharacterized protein codes for MPLMPNVPHIVGDDDDLSEADDQAQIATPCTVGEPSSQERKTADSPSSELSESSYDNDSEADEEDTNNSTAEEEDWSNNITYIVRTPDREPEQLVVDGSPKVDDVELPEDIAQTENVEAVDHTEDMDTEDADTQPATRTERLAPSERSSPMEENSRTNDAISVNSTPEMESELATRDYELEDTCADKPHTSRPARLKDSPTGKPAAVEYFSPPSRRQSLRSANRTSQSQSQSQSKAVPQPAAKTARSRQRKSKPSTDYSPVKRIGARVAKRSRQSLTLTLNKSPVKKPDVPLARPVEVTEYFTSISATLVSHRVNLLPFLYMRKRIDRLVGEAIAKTRIQRENNPVNAV; via the exons AT GCCTTTAATGCCGAATGTGCCACACATTGTTGGGGACGACGACGATTTAAGCGAAGCGGATGACCAAGCACAAAT AGCCACACCGTGCACAGTGGGTGAGCCGAGTTCCCAGGAGAGAAAGACAGCCGACTCCCCCTCATCGGAACTCTCCGAGTCTTCCTATGATAATGACAGCGAAGCTGA CGAGGAGGATACGAATAATAGTACGGCAGAGGAGGAGGATTGGTCCAACAATATTACTTACATAGTTCGCACTCC GGACCGTGAGCCGGAACAGTTGGTAGTGGATGGCTCCCCAAAAGTAGATGACGTGGAACTGCCCGAGGACATAGCACAAACTGAAAATGTCGAGGCAGTTGATCACACCGAAGATATGGATACGGAAGATGCGGATACACAACCAGCCACAAGAACTGAGCGATTGGCACCCAGCGAACGTAGCTCTCCAATGGAAGAGAATTCCAGAACGAATGATGCAATATCTGTCAATTCCACGCCAGAAATGGAGTCGGAGTTAGCAACTAGGGACTACGAGCTGGAGGATACGTGTGCGGACAAGCCGCACACGAGCAGACCGGCTCGGCTTAAGGACTCGCCGACCGGCAAGCCAGCTGCCGTGGAGTACTTCTCGCCGCCTTCACGACGCCAATCGCTGCGCTCGGCAAATCGCAccagccagagccagagccagagccagagcaaAGCTGTGCCGCAGCCGGCGGCCAAGACGGCGCGCAGTCGTCAGCGCAAATCGAAGCCCAGCACCGACTACTCGCCGGTGAAAAGAATTGGCGCACGAGTCGCCAAGCGTTCCAGGCAGTCGCTGACACTGACGCTGAACAAGTCGCCCGTCAAGAAGCCGGATGTGCCTCTGGCCCGGCCAGTGGAGGTGACCGAATACTTCACCAGCATCTCCGCTACGCTGGTCAGCCATCGGGTCAATCTGCTGCCGTTTCTGTATATGCGCAAGCGCATTGATCGCTTGGTGGGTGAGGCCATAGCCAAGACGAGGATTCAGCGGGAAAACAATCCAGTAAATGCCGTTTAG
- the LOC6627715 gene encoding uncharacterized protein gives MELRSKYNKLKELLIGAGAYEEGMEIEEMRQLAQVMEMSTSSYTGVECSNLERALLESEIDFQMMVNSTMIVQPATTPTPSIDVFIGAGSFERDCESPTSNPVQLQVQAVVHHELNWSPRAGAVRPRKREASESNYDLDSKRAFQPMEEEEETNPNATPESLASADSGVSCEEVGSLSSISETSTLPSIGEMPSRLLISTSSAAVSDFSERDECSPVHINP, from the exons ATGGAGCTGCGCAGCAagtataataaattgaaagagCTGCTCATAGGAGCCGGTGCCTACGAGGAAGGCATGGAAATCGAGGAAATGCGTCAACTGGCACAGGTAATGGAAATGTCAACCTCATCGTACACAGGCGTCGAGTGCTCCAATCTCGAGCGAGCGCTCCTG GAGAGCGAAATCGATTTTCAAATGATGGTAAACTCCACCATGATCGTGCAGCCGGCGACGACGCCGACGCCCTCCATCGATGTGTTCATTGGCGCAGGCAGCTTTGAACGCGACTGCGAGAGCCCCACAAGTAATCCCGTTCAGCTGCAAGTGCAGGCTGTGGTGCATCACGAGCTGAACTGGAGTCCCCGAGCAGGCGCTGTGCGCCCACGGAAACGAGAAGCCAGCGAGTCCAACTACGACCTTGACTCAAAGCGTGCCTTTCAGCCgatggaggaggaggaggagacaAATCCGAATGCCACGCCCGAATCGCTGGCTAGCGCTGACTCCGGCGTCAGCTGCGAAGAGGTCGGCTCCTTGTCCAGCATCAGCGAGACATCCACACTGCCATCGATTGGCGAAATGCCGAGTCGCCTTCTGATCAGCACCAGCAGCGCAGCTGTCTCCGACTTCTCAGAACGTGACGAATGCAGCCCCGTCCACATTAACCCATAA